Part of the Panicum virgatum strain AP13 chromosome 4N, P.virgatum_v5, whole genome shotgun sequence genome is shown below.
acctatagccaatcctaatcaaactaactaggaaagtaaaggtaagcaagaaagagtaaatgcggaaacgtaatgcggtaagtaaagcggtaagggagaggatatgcaaactcccgtgaagacaccaagacacacgatttaacgtggttcggttaggacatcaaagtccctccctacgtccacggccacttgctcacaaagaacaagtgtgatgccgagtctcttcgcttgatcaccgtcttgccacgcctccaaggctcccgacaagcaaaggctaagtgacgccaagtcacaaagacgaggtcaccgccaccgtctatctcgaagcgtcaccacggcaccgtcttcactatcttggagctttaacaccaagtaggggcctccttccccgcacaaagtgtcgttgccactccacaccaagtcggagggtcacacgacgagtacacaagttgcttgccgcagcaagactttctctcaagctagttctctcaagaactaagcctaaacaagcactaagcactctcacaagtgtgcttaagcctatatgatgtacaatgaagctctatggtggttggagatgatctttagctcttgtatacttccttgaactccagcactctcaaatgacccggccttgggggtatatataggcagcacaagcaaatatagccgttggagaaaagctgccagaaatgtgcttaacaccggttaatccgatgctccccaaattgccatcgtcggtttaaccggtgatactaaactgcccactgaaaactagccgttacgtgtacgggcaatcaaccgacgcaatcgaccggtgtatgtaatattagcgtcggtttaaccggtgagtgcaactgtcctctgatccttgaaaaacaaactctctggacaactgcaccgacgccattaaccggtgcatcatcggttcatccgatgtatgcatttttcttggtctgcttctgccattgcaccgacgtattcaaacttcctatcgtcggttcatccggtgccaaaccctagcccgcaggccatctctgtcattgcaccgatgagtacattttgccttacgtcggtttaaccggtgatactaaaactcccagacgtgctcaagtcaatgcaccgacgtgtgtaatttgcttggcgtcggttcaactggtgacttgatttcttttaggtttcagggcgctgccctgagacccgcgaggggcggctccatgAGGAGCGCCATGATGTGCCGTCTGAGAAATTTACCGACACAGATGCCCACGAGTGAGGGGGCCGGCGCAACACCCAAGGCTGTGTTGCCATTGCCAGGACCTAGAAGCTTGGGCGGTAATAAGGGgcttcccaaaaattttcacccaaaaaatttcaccttccctttgaacacatatatgaagcactaaatataattaaataataaaactaattatacagttaggatgttgtaaggatcaccggggtgtccgaccctagagggggagggggtgaatagggtcgctaatcgcttttctatcctagggctcaatctaattgcataagataaacctaacatgtcctacacatgctagttatgactaaggtttatctatgctaccctctacttaccccaaaagacttgcaacctatagccaatcctaatcaaactaactaggaaagtaaaggtaagcaagaaagagtaaatgcggaaacgtaatgcggtaagtaaagcggtaagggagaggatatgcaaactcccgtgaagacaccaagacacacaatttaacgtggttcggttaggacatcaaagtccctccctacgtccacggccacttgctcacaaagaacaagtgggatgccgagtctcttcgcttgatcaccgtcttgccacgcctccaaggctcccgacaagcaaaggctaagtgacgccaagtcacaaagacgaggtcaccgccaccgtctatctcgaagcgtcaccacggcaccgtcttcactatcttggagctttaacaccaagtaggggcctccttccccgcacaaagtgtcgttgccactccacaccaagtcggagggtcacacgacgagtacacaagttgcttgccgcagcaagactttctctcaagctagttctctcaagaactaagcctaaacaagcactaagcactctcacaagtgtgcttaagcctatatgatgtacaatgaagctctatggtggttggagatgatctttagctcttgtatacttccttgaactccagcacactcaaatggtgcggccttgggggtatatataggcagcataagcaaatatagccgttggagaaaagctgccagaaatgtgcttaacaccggttaatccgatgctccccaaattgccatcgtcggtttaaccggtgatattaaactgcccactgaaaactatccgttacgtgtacgggcaatcaaccgatgcaatcgaccggtgtatgtaatattagcgtcggtttaaccggtgagtgcaactgtcctctgatccttgaaaaacaaactctctggacaactgcaccgacgccattaaccggtgcatcatcggttcatccggtgccaaaccctagcccgcaggccatctctgtcattgcaccgatgagtacattttgccttacgtcggtttaaccggtgatactaaaactcccagcggaacccccgtaggggcggcccttcgggcctagcttcgcctctcttctctttgtcatcacttgaacctaaaagcctgagtatatcatctaagcaaacacattagttcaagtgttgcgtgtgtcatcaatcgccaaaacattatattgaaatatggcatgagaggccattttcgctacacggGGCCATGCCAAATAATGGCAGGTCCAGGTTGGCCAGGTCCGACTGATCGATGGAGGACCGCGTCCGCTCAACGTCCGAGGACGGAGCTGGCGCGGGAGGATGACCCTGCACAAGGAAGTTAAGTGATTCCGGTGGCGGCTTGGTAACCGCGAATGGAAAGTTTGCTTCATCAAACACAACGTGTCAAGATATGATCACTCTACGAGTGGAGAGATCCAGGCAGCGATAGCCCTTCTTGGAGGAAGGATAACCGATGAAGACGCAGGCTGATGAGCGAGGAGCCAATTTGTGAGATGTCATGGCACTAAGGTTAGGATAGCACAGACAGCCAAAGACCCGAAGTATGGAGTAATCTGGCATCTTGTGATATAGCCGATGGCAGGGAATGTCATTGTTGATGGACGTGGAGGGGCGCCGGTTGAGCAAAACTACAGCGGTGGCCAAAGCTTCCGCCCAGTAGGTGGGAGGCATGGAGGCATGGATCAGTAGGGTGCGGATGGTATTGTTCAAGGTGCGTAGCACCCGTTCAGCCTTGCCATTCTGAGCAGAGGTGTAAGGGCACGAGGTGCGAAGAAGAACGCCATGTGCAGCGAGGCACGTAGCAGTGGCGTTGTTGACGAACTCGGTGCCATTATCTTCCTGAAAGCAGCGAATAGGCAAGCTGAATTGAGTGTGAGCGTAAGCAACAAAATTGACAATATGATTATGAACCTCTGATTTCTGCCTAAGAGGAAACATCCAACAATAGTGACTGAAATCATCGACTATCACAAGATAATATTTAAAACCAGAAATACTGAGCACTGGTGATGTCCAAACATCACAATGAATGAGTTCAAAGGGAGCTGAAGTGCTAGATGATGAACTAGTAAATGGGAACCGAAAGTGTTTGCCAAGCTGGCAAGCATGACAGAGACCACGTATGGTATGTTTACATGAAATAACTGATAACTTATTAAGTGAAGCTATGGCGGCAGGCGCAGGATGACCAAGACGTGAATGCCACAgcaaggcggaggcatcggcaAGATGATAGGAGGCTGGGGCAGGGTGGAGGGGATGGTGTAAAGATCCCCATCGCTATTGCAGTGAAGACTCACGGTCCTGGTCTTCGCGTCCTTCACAGAAAAGCCAAGGGCGTCAAACTCAATAGAACAGTTATTGTCGCGAGTAAACTGTCGAACAGATAGTAAGTAGCGTACAAGTTGAGGAGCGACAAGAACATTATTGAGTTTAAAGGTGTGATCAGCTAGAGACAAGGTAGAAGTGCCACGACTACAAATTGGGATAGAAGAGCCATTGCCGACGGTAATGAAAGACGGCAAATGGGGAAGGCGGGAGAAAAGGATACCGTCATTTGGAGGACATGTGCGATGTCGCTCCGGTGTCGAGCACCCATGGATTGGCGCCCTGAAGTGCCATCTGGTTCGGGGCGGCAATGAGACCCGCCTGGTCCTAGCCACCTGGCGCAAGGTAGCCGGCGGGCGCCAGCGCAGGAGGCGACACCTGCGACGGTGCGAAGGCAGTGTGTTCCTGAGGGAACGGCGCCATGGGAGGACGCCACTGCTACTGTGGGCCCCAGGCCCATGGGTTGAAGCAGACCCATGGGCTGTTGGGCGGGGCACCGGGTTGCGTTCCATTCTGGGAACCCTGGCCGCCGTGCTGTTGTTggttgcggccgccgccgcgaccaccaccgccaccgctgttgccgccgccgttgccgccacCCTTGCcgcccttgcccttgcccttgccaCCGCCATGAGGGCTGTGAGGACGAGGCGTGGAGCGGCAGGAAGGTGAGGTACAGGCAGCCGTAGTTGAAGCGGTAAGGGCAGAGTTGGAGGCGACCTTGTTGTCGTTGGCGAGGCGGAGTTCCTTCAGACGAAGCATGTTAACCGCCGAGGTGAAGGACAACAGCGGCCTTGTGTTGGCGATGAAATCGGCGGTGTTGGAGAGGCGCGGGTTGAGGCCGTTCAGCAAGGTGAGCACCAGCTGACGGTCCTGCACGGGGTGGCCGATGTCGCGAAGAGCGTCGGCGTTCTGCTTCAGCTGCGCGGCGTAGGCTTCGATGGGGAGATCATCCTGAGTCGAGGAAGCGAGCTCCTGGTTTAGGATGACAGCGCGCGGCTCCTGGTTCACCTGGAACAGAT
Proteins encoded:
- the LOC120670917 gene encoding uncharacterized protein LOC120670917: MSASSTTSATSPSTGQGTLPAAHDSVVPVFVNPYASVNIKTHVPIELDLWLPDYNKWNAFFTAMCGKFGLLGHIDGTIATRLADPTWNEPDAFVRSWMYGSVSDGVLDLAMAPDQTARDLYTAIRDLFQVNQEPRAVILNQELASSTQDDLPIEAYAAQLKQNADALRDIGHPVQDRQLVLTLLNGLNPRLSNTADFIANTRPLLSFTSAVNMLRLKELRLANDNKVASNSALTASTTAACTSPSCRSTPRPHSPHGGGKGKGKGGKGGGNGGGNSGGGGGRGGGRNQQQHGGQGSQNGTQPGAPPNSPWVCFNPWAWGPQ